The following are from one region of the Paenalkalicoccus suaedae genome:
- a CDS encoding S-layer homology domain-containing protein: MQGKSTARLLLVMMVGLLAVLVLGTTVSANGGPTNIPKVTDIELQFNNDLEFFIETSADPTDTDLNFLVNVSQGSFAQPLDKDDITPRLTSDHEDYIDLVGTSHFEDYNYSTSDDNTYYLTIYAYKPYAEDKYISDEPARFIIRTSNGMENDSPFIVTIPNEPADQFFYSQGATSIVKVSKEEINKLEGNTLAIKRNLKYPTLIKPISNLNGVFPYTFNIETNSEETFEFSARVKVDSISDIALSPPDSENRTVRLFKDNGPDYQWQEIIGEAPYKVVNEILDIPSLTGSDKIIAGYEVASVNHTVANGNDHGPDSLRAAIDNAKNGDRITFANDVNTVNLTAPLEINKNVHIDGKGATINGNSIVYDYDYNNNYNWNAPLTVRNGAQIRLENLKLMEFGMDYFHLTDVFTSAPLPNKAIDNNGFLTFSNVVIKAKKSYYWASSLDNNEITISDIYLPSKTVFLNTTVASSFYDTIDLYGHYSETDVEAFNSIFNDYASYNTFDRAENNIFLYGHHVYSLGINDTNTYVATIPFENTGLEPHRTISTFAQARDTGNNIFAPNKRDILNNDRIRNNTIDRGAYELAPISNPTPPAPPVGPTVPADGGADGTPSVQIPINRVANGNGTFSDTVTMTNQQATQLIQRLREADRTTVRIVLPDADDEVANARVNISRAILAQFADADFSLEIATNDGRVIVSNSSLLDFDEDLFFLFRPVKDDEGKLTVENRAKSDDLVTENVGSPDSLFVVGRPMTIETNMQERLVELEFPVPTGDVPTDGTRTLKMFIEHSDGTKELKDVEVFDRDGQTYIRFTTEKFSTFTVLNVELLEDPVTPVEPGFHESYIRGFDDGSFRPSANITRVQVAAMLARNLGFEDAPGTSGFTDVPATHWASGSVGFLKAEGIFGGYSDDTFRPNEPITRGELAAVIARYKGVGGGKSSFTDVSGYWGAGDIAAIQELGIIQGYSDGTFRPRANITRAEAVTMLNRTFERGPLYGVTTPSWPDVPATHWAFEEVEEASRDHSFLPREGGGETIVVE, translated from the coding sequence ATGCAAGGGAAGAGTACAGCTCGATTACTCTTAGTAATGATGGTAGGCTTGCTGGCAGTTTTAGTTTTAGGTACGACGGTTAGTGCGAATGGAGGCCCGACGAATATTCCGAAGGTGACAGACATTGAATTACAATTTAATAATGACTTAGAATTCTTTATTGAAACAAGTGCTGATCCAACTGATACGGACTTAAATTTCTTAGTGAATGTGAGCCAAGGATCATTCGCTCAGCCGCTTGATAAAGATGATATTACACCAAGATTAACAAGTGATCATGAAGATTACATTGACTTAGTTGGAACTAGTCACTTTGAAGATTATAATTATTCCACTAGTGACGATAATACTTATTACTTAACTATCTACGCATATAAACCTTATGCGGAGGATAAATACATTTCTGATGAACCAGCTCGATTCATTATTAGAACTTCAAATGGGATGGAAAATGACTCTCCATTCATAGTCACTATTCCTAACGAACCTGCTGACCAGTTTTTCTATTCACAAGGTGCTACTTCGATCGTTAAAGTCTCTAAAGAAGAAATTAATAAGCTAGAAGGTAACACACTTGCTATTAAACGTAACCTAAAGTATCCAACACTTATCAAACCTATTAGCAATCTAAACGGTGTTTTTCCTTACACATTTAATATAGAAACGAATTCAGAGGAAACATTTGAATTCAGCGCACGCGTAAAAGTCGATAGTATCTCAGACATTGCACTTTCTCCGCCTGATTCAGAAAACAGAACTGTGCGATTATTTAAAGACAATGGACCTGACTACCAGTGGCAAGAAATCATAGGAGAAGCTCCTTATAAAGTAGTGAACGAAATACTAGATATTCCTTCATTAACAGGCTCAGACAAAATTATTGCTGGCTATGAAGTAGCATCTGTCAATCATACTGTTGCGAATGGAAATGATCATGGACCCGATTCACTTCGCGCCGCAATTGATAATGCTAAAAATGGAGACAGAATTACGTTTGCTAATGATGTCAACACAGTTAATCTAACTGCACCTTTAGAAATCAATAAAAATGTGCACATAGATGGGAAAGGTGCAACTATTAATGGAAATTCCATTGTTTATGATTATGACTATAATAATAACTACAATTGGAATGCTCCTCTTACAGTAAGAAATGGTGCACAAATTCGTTTAGAGAACTTAAAGCTAATGGAGTTTGGTATGGATTATTTCCACCTTACTGACGTTTTCACATCTGCTCCGCTACCAAATAAAGCAATAGACAACAACGGATTTTTAACATTTTCGAATGTTGTAATTAAAGCCAAGAAATCTTATTACTGGGCTAGCTCTTTAGATAATAACGAAATTACCATAAGCGATATCTATCTTCCATCAAAAACTGTGTTTTTAAATACAACCGTTGCTAGTTCTTTCTATGACACGATAGATTTGTATGGTCATTACTCTGAAACGGATGTAGAAGCCTTCAACTCAATTTTTAACGATTACGCTTCCTACAACACTTTTGATCGTGCAGAAAACAACATATTTTTATATGGTCATCATGTTTATTCTTTGGGAATAAATGATACGAATACTTATGTAGCCACTATTCCTTTTGAGAACACAGGTTTAGAACCTCATAGAACAATCTCTACATTTGCTCAAGCAAGAGATACTGGGAACAACATATTTGCACCAAATAAAAGAGATATACTTAATAACGACCGCATCCGCAATAACACGATCGATCGCGGAGCATACGAGCTTGCGCCAATTAGCAACCCTACACCACCAGCGCCTCCAGTAGGCCCAACGGTTCCGGCTGACGGTGGTGCGGATGGAACGCCTTCTGTGCAGATTCCAATTAATCGCGTCGCAAACGGCAATGGGACGTTTAGTGACACGGTTACGATGACGAATCAACAAGCGACTCAGTTGATCCAACGTTTACGAGAAGCCGACCGTACGACGGTGCGTATTGTGCTCCCGGATGCTGATGATGAAGTAGCAAATGCACGTGTCAACATCTCTCGAGCGATCCTTGCGCAATTTGCAGACGCTGACTTTAGCTTAGAAATCGCAACAAACGACGGACGCGTCATTGTCTCAAATAGCTCCCTACTTGATTTCGACGAAGATCTCTTCTTCCTTTTCCGTCCCGTGAAGGATGATGAAGGCAAGCTCACAGTCGAGAATCGCGCTAAATCCGATGATCTTGTGACAGAAAACGTGGGGTCTCCTGATAGTTTATTCGTTGTCGGTCGTCCAATGACGATTGAGACGAACATGCAGGAACGCCTCGTCGAGCTTGAATTCCCTGTCCCAACAGGCGATGTGCCAACTGACGGAACTCGCACACTTAAAATGTTTATTGAGCACAGTGACGGCACGAAGGAATTAAAGGATGTCGAAGTGTTTGATCGAGATGGTCAAACTTACATCCGCTTTACAACAGAAAAATTCTCCACGTTCACTGTTTTAAATGTGGAACTGTTAGAGGATCCTGTCACGCCAGTTGAACCTGGTTTCCACGAGAGCTATATCCGAGGCTTTGACGACGGCTCCTTCCGTCCGAGCGCAAACATCACGCGTGTGCAGGTTGCGGCGATGCTCGCTCGTAATCTTGGATTTGAGGATGCACCAGGCACAAGCGGTTTCACCGACGTCCCTGCGACGCATTGGGCGTCTGGATCAGTCGGATTCCTTAAGGCTGAAGGCATTTTTGGAGGCTACAGCGACGACACCTTCCGCCCAAATGAGCCGATCACTCGAGGCGAGCTAGCGGCCGTGATTGCTCGCTATAAAGGCGTAGGTGGAGGAAAATCGAGTTTCACTGATGTATCTGGTTATTGGGGCGCTGGCGATATTGCGGCGATTCAAGAACTAGGCATCATCCAAGGATACAGTGATGGAACGTTCCGACCACGCGCGAACATTACTCGCGCCGAGGCTGTTACCATGCTAAATCGCACCTTTGAACGCGGACCACTTTACGGTGTAACTACACCAAGCTGGCCAGACGTCCCAGCGACGCACTGGGCGTTCGAAGAGGTAGAAGAAGCATCACGTGACCACTCTTTCCTTCCTCGTGAAGGTGGCGGAGAAACGATTGTTGTTGAGTAG